From the Rhodococcus sp. NBC_00297 genome, one window contains:
- a CDS encoding SDR family NAD(P)-dependent oxidoreductase, whose translation MSEASFAGKGAVVTGAGSGIGRAVALRLASAGARVLAVDRDVAGAERVASESVGDIHPYQADVSDHAQVEAYANAATTLLGDVHLFFNNAGVEGVHKSIIDTTEAEWRSVVDINLSSMFFGLKHVLPLIRRAGGGAVVNTGSILSLKAAPDRSDYVVTKHGVLGLTRTAAAESAPYGIRVNCICPGPIDTPLMSRSETLVNPDDPGFERERFMEGTPLRRYGSVTEIAELVAFLLREDVGYQTGAAITIDGGITAV comes from the coding sequence ATGAGTGAGGCATCCTTCGCCGGGAAAGGCGCCGTCGTCACCGGAGCGGGCAGTGGAATCGGACGGGCGGTGGCCTTGCGGCTCGCCTCGGCCGGCGCGCGGGTGCTCGCCGTCGATCGTGATGTGGCGGGCGCGGAGCGTGTCGCATCGGAGTCGGTCGGCGACATCCACCCGTACCAGGCGGACGTATCCGACCACGCACAGGTCGAGGCGTACGCGAACGCCGCGACGACGCTGCTCGGTGACGTGCATCTGTTCTTCAACAACGCGGGCGTCGAGGGCGTGCACAAGTCGATCATCGACACCACGGAAGCAGAATGGCGTTCCGTCGTCGATATCAATCTGTCGAGTATGTTCTTCGGCCTCAAGCACGTTCTGCCTCTGATTCGCAGGGCAGGCGGTGGTGCGGTGGTGAACACCGGGTCGATCCTCAGCCTGAAGGCGGCGCCCGATCGCTCGGACTACGTGGTGACGAAGCACGGCGTTCTGGGTCTGACCCGAACGGCCGCAGCAGAATCCGCTCCCTATGGCATCCGGGTCAACTGCATCTGTCCCGGACCCATCGATACCCCGCTCATGTCCCGGTCGGAAACACTCGTCAACCCCGACGATCCGGGATTCGAACGGGAACGTTTCATGGAGGGGACGCCGCTACGCCGCTACGGCAGCGTGACCGAGATTGCGGAACTGGTCGCCTTCCTCCTCCGCGAGGATGTCGGCTACCAGACCGGCGCCGCGATCACTATCGACGGTGGCATCACCGCTGTGTGA
- a CDS encoding SDR family oxidoreductase, which yields MSEENHARTALVVGATGIAGQTVSRRLVESGWTTYGLSRGSKNPVDGVIPVAGDLLDPESLATALQGVDPEIVFITAWMKQDSEQKNIEVNSATVRNVLAALKSSGSVRHVALLTGLKHYLGPFDDYATGVMAETPFHENEPRLDSPNFYYAQEDELFAAASEQNFTWSVHRAHTVFGFAVGNAMNMVLTLGVYAEICREKGEPFVFPGSQTQWDGLTDITDADLLGEQMIWAATHPEGENEAFNIANGDVFRWRWMWPKIAAVFGVEPVGYADSPKPLDDRTEDAPKIWAEIAARHSLAEDDVDRLASWWHTDSDLGRNIECLTDMTKSRQAGFLGFRSTFDSFVEKTDRYRAASILPTR from the coding sequence GTGTCAGAAGAGAACCACGCACGCACAGCACTTGTCGTCGGTGCTACCGGTATTGCAGGACAGACGGTCTCACGCCGACTCGTCGAGTCGGGATGGACCACGTACGGACTCTCCCGCGGATCGAAGAACCCCGTCGACGGCGTCATCCCCGTTGCGGGAGATCTTCTCGACCCCGAGTCCCTGGCCACGGCCCTCCAGGGCGTCGACCCCGAGATCGTCTTCATCACGGCGTGGATGAAGCAGGACTCCGAGCAGAAGAACATCGAGGTCAACAGCGCCACGGTGCGCAACGTCCTCGCGGCACTGAAAAGCAGCGGATCCGTACGGCACGTCGCGCTGCTCACCGGGCTCAAGCACTATCTGGGCCCCTTCGACGACTACGCCACCGGTGTCATGGCCGAGACGCCGTTCCACGAGAACGAGCCTCGACTGGACAGCCCGAACTTCTACTACGCGCAAGAAGATGAGCTGTTCGCTGCAGCGTCCGAGCAGAATTTCACGTGGAGCGTGCACCGCGCTCACACCGTGTTCGGCTTCGCCGTCGGTAACGCCATGAACATGGTGCTGACCCTCGGCGTCTACGCCGAGATCTGCCGCGAGAAGGGCGAACCCTTCGTGTTTCCCGGTTCGCAGACGCAGTGGGACGGCTTGACCGACATCACGGATGCCGACCTGCTGGGTGAGCAGATGATCTGGGCGGCAACCCATCCGGAAGGTGAGAACGAAGCCTTCAACATCGCGAACGGTGACGTCTTCCGGTGGCGATGGATGTGGCCGAAGATCGCCGCGGTGTTCGGCGTCGAGCCTGTCGGGTACGCAGACAGTCCCAAGCCTCTGGACGATCGCACCGAGGACGCACCGAAGATCTGGGCGGAGATCGCCGCCCGACACTCCTTGGCAGAAGACGACGTCGACCGACTGGCGTCGTGGTGGCATACGGACAGCGACCTGGGCCGCAACATCGAGTGCCTGACCGACATGACCAAGAGCCGTCAGGCGGGCTTCCTCGGATTCCGTTCGACATTCGACAGTTTCGTCGAGAAGACCGACCGGTACCGCGCCGCCTCGATCCTGCCGACGCGATGA